One window from the genome of Macaca fascicularis isolate 582-1 chromosome 7, T2T-MFA8v1.1 encodes:
- the PPP2R3C gene encoding serine/threonine-protein phosphatase 2A regulatory subunit B'' subunit gamma isoform X2, which translates to MDLFTKYYSEWKGGRKNTNEFYKTIPRFYYRLPAEDEVLLQKLREESRAVFLQRKSRELLDNEELQNLWFLLDKHQTPPMIGEEAMINYENFLKVGEKAGAKCKQFFTAKVFAKLLHTDSYGRISIMQFFNYVMRKVWLHQTRIGLSLYDVAGQGYLRESDLENYILELIPTLPQLDGLEKSFYSFYVCTAVRKFFFFLDPLRTGKIKIQDILACSFLDDLLELRDEELSKESQETNWFSAPSALRVYGQYLNLDKDHNGMLSKEELSRYGTATMTNVFLDRVFQECLTYDGEMDYKTYLDFVLALENRKEPAALQYIFKLLDIENKGYLNVFSLNYFFRAIQELMKIHGQDPVSFQDVKDEIFDMVKPKDPLKISLQDLINSNQGDTVTTILIDLNGFWTYENREALVANDSENSTDLDDT; encoded by the exons atggatttatttacaaaatattactCCGAATGGAAAGGAGgtagaaaaaacacaaatgaattcTATAAGACCATTCCCCGGTTTTATTATAGG cTGCCTGCTGAAGATGAAGTGTTACTACAGAAATTAAGAGAGGAATCAAGAGCTGtctttctacaaagaaaaagcagagaacTGTTAGATAATGAAGAATTACAG AACTTATGGTTTTTGCTGGACAAACACCAGACACCACCTATGATTGGAGAGGAAGCGATGATCAATTATGAAAACTTTTTGAAGGTTGGTGAAAAGGCTGGAGCAAAGTGCAA gcAATTTTTCACAGCAAAAGTCTTTGCTAAACTCCTTCATACAGATTCATATGGAAGAATTTCCATCATGCAGTTCTTTAATTATGTCATGAGAAAAG TTTGGCTTCATCAAACAAGAATAGGACTCAGTTTATATGATGTCGCTGGGCAGGGGTACCTTCGGGAATCT gatTTAGAAAACTACATATTGGAACTTATCCCTACTTTGCCACAATTAGATGGTCTGGAAAAATCTTTCTACTCCTTTTATGTTTGTACAGCAGTTAGgaagttcttcttctttttagatCCTTTAAGAACAG gaaagataaaaattcAAGATATTTTAGCATGCAGCTTCCTAGATGATTTATTGGAG CTAAGGGATGAGGAACTGTCCAAGGAGAGTCAAGAAACAAACTGGTTTTCTGCTCCTTCTGCCCTAAGAGTTTATG gcCAGTACTTGAATCTTGATAAAGATCACAATGGCATGCTCAGTAAAGAAGAACTCTCACGCTATGGAACAGCTACCATGACCAATGTCTTCTTAGACCGTGTTTTCCAGGAGTGTCTCACTTATGATGGAGAAATG GACTATAAGACCTACTTGGACTTTGTCCTTGcattagaaaacagaaaggaaCCCGCAGCTCTACAGTATATTTTCAAACTGCTTGATATTGAGAACAAAGGATATCTGAATGTCTTTTcacttaattatttctttagg GCCATACAGGAACTAATGAAAATCCACGGACAAGATCCTGTTTCATTTCAAGATGTCAAG gATGAAATCTTTGACATGGTAAAACCAAAGGATCCTTTGAAAATCTCTCTTCAGGATTTAATCAACAGTAATCAAGGAGACAcagtaaccaccattctaatcGATTTGAATGGCTTCTGGACTTATGAGAACAGAGAAGCtcttgttgcaaatgacagtgAAAACTCTACAGACCTTGATGATACATGA
- the PPP2R3C gene encoding serine/threonine-protein phosphatase 2A regulatory subunit B'' subunit gamma isoform X3 — protein MIGEEAMINYENFLKVGEKAGAKCKQFFTAKVFAKLLHTDSYGRISIMQFFNYVMRKVWLHQTRIGLSLYDVAGQGYLRESDLENYILELIPTLPQLDGLEKSFYSFYVCTAVRKFFFFLDPLRTGKIKIQDILACSFLDDLLELRDEELSKESQETNWFSAPSALRVYGQYLNLDKDHNGMLSKEELSRYGTATMTNVFLDRVFQECLTYDGEMDYKTYLDFVLALENRKEPAALQYIFKLLDIENKGYLNVFSLNYFFRAIQELMKIHGQDPVSFQDVKDEIFDMVKPKDPLKISLQDLINSNQGDTVTTILIDLNGFWTYENREALVANDSENSTDLDDT, from the exons ATGATTGGAGAGGAAGCGATGATCAATTATGAAAACTTTTTGAAGGTTGGTGAAAAGGCTGGAGCAAAGTGCAA gcAATTTTTCACAGCAAAAGTCTTTGCTAAACTCCTTCATACAGATTCATATGGAAGAATTTCCATCATGCAGTTCTTTAATTATGTCATGAGAAAAG TTTGGCTTCATCAAACAAGAATAGGACTCAGTTTATATGATGTCGCTGGGCAGGGGTACCTTCGGGAATCT gatTTAGAAAACTACATATTGGAACTTATCCCTACTTTGCCACAATTAGATGGTCTGGAAAAATCTTTCTACTCCTTTTATGTTTGTACAGCAGTTAGgaagttcttcttctttttagatCCTTTAAGAACAG gaaagataaaaattcAAGATATTTTAGCATGCAGCTTCCTAGATGATTTATTGGAG CTAAGGGATGAGGAACTGTCCAAGGAGAGTCAAGAAACAAACTGGTTTTCTGCTCCTTCTGCCCTAAGAGTTTATG gcCAGTACTTGAATCTTGATAAAGATCACAATGGCATGCTCAGTAAAGAAGAACTCTCACGCTATGGAACAGCTACCATGACCAATGTCTTCTTAGACCGTGTTTTCCAGGAGTGTCTCACTTATGATGGAGAAATG GACTATAAGACCTACTTGGACTTTGTCCTTGcattagaaaacagaaaggaaCCCGCAGCTCTACAGTATATTTTCAAACTGCTTGATATTGAGAACAAAGGATATCTGAATGTCTTTTcacttaattatttctttagg GCCATACAGGAACTAATGAAAATCCACGGACAAGATCCTGTTTCATTTCAAGATGTCAAG gATGAAATCTTTGACATGGTAAAACCAAAGGATCCTTTGAAAATCTCTCTTCAGGATTTAATCAACAGTAATCAAGGAGACAcagtaaccaccattctaatcGATTTGAATGGCTTCTGGACTTATGAGAACAGAGAAGCtcttgttgcaaatgacagtgAAAACTCTACAGACCTTGATGATACATGA
- the PPP2R3C gene encoding serine/threonine-protein phosphatase 2A regulatory subunit B'' subunit gamma isoform X1 gives MDWKEVLRRRLATPNTRPNKKKSEQELKDEEMDLFTKYYSEWKGGRKNTNEFYKTIPRFYYRLPAEDEVLLQKLREESRAVFLQRKSRELLDNEELQNLWFLLDKHQTPPMIGEEAMINYENFLKVGEKAGAKCKQFFTAKVFAKLLHTDSYGRISIMQFFNYVMRKVWLHQTRIGLSLYDVAGQGYLRESDLENYILELIPTLPQLDGLEKSFYSFYVCTAVRKFFFFLDPLRTGKIKIQDILACSFLDDLLELRDEELSKESQETNWFSAPSALRVYGQYLNLDKDHNGMLSKEELSRYGTATMTNVFLDRVFQECLTYDGEMDYKTYLDFVLALENRKEPAALQYIFKLLDIENKGYLNVFSLNYFFRAIQELMKIHGQDPVSFQDVKDEIFDMVKPKDPLKISLQDLINSNQGDTVTTILIDLNGFWTYENREALVANDSENSTDLDDT, from the exons aaaaaaaaagtgaacaagaattaaaagatgaagaaatggatttatttacaaaatattactCCGAATGGAAAGGAGgtagaaaaaacacaaatgaattcTATAAGACCATTCCCCGGTTTTATTATAGG cTGCCTGCTGAAGATGAAGTGTTACTACAGAAATTAAGAGAGGAATCAAGAGCTGtctttctacaaagaaaaagcagagaacTGTTAGATAATGAAGAATTACAG AACTTATGGTTTTTGCTGGACAAACACCAGACACCACCTATGATTGGAGAGGAAGCGATGATCAATTATGAAAACTTTTTGAAGGTTGGTGAAAAGGCTGGAGCAAAGTGCAA gcAATTTTTCACAGCAAAAGTCTTTGCTAAACTCCTTCATACAGATTCATATGGAAGAATTTCCATCATGCAGTTCTTTAATTATGTCATGAGAAAAG TTTGGCTTCATCAAACAAGAATAGGACTCAGTTTATATGATGTCGCTGGGCAGGGGTACCTTCGGGAATCT gatTTAGAAAACTACATATTGGAACTTATCCCTACTTTGCCACAATTAGATGGTCTGGAAAAATCTTTCTACTCCTTTTATGTTTGTACAGCAGTTAGgaagttcttcttctttttagatCCTTTAAGAACAG gaaagataaaaattcAAGATATTTTAGCATGCAGCTTCCTAGATGATTTATTGGAG CTAAGGGATGAGGAACTGTCCAAGGAGAGTCAAGAAACAAACTGGTTTTCTGCTCCTTCTGCCCTAAGAGTTTATG gcCAGTACTTGAATCTTGATAAAGATCACAATGGCATGCTCAGTAAAGAAGAACTCTCACGCTATGGAACAGCTACCATGACCAATGTCTTCTTAGACCGTGTTTTCCAGGAGTGTCTCACTTATGATGGAGAAATG GACTATAAGACCTACTTGGACTTTGTCCTTGcattagaaaacagaaaggaaCCCGCAGCTCTACAGTATATTTTCAAACTGCTTGATATTGAGAACAAAGGATATCTGAATGTCTTTTcacttaattatttctttagg GCCATACAGGAACTAATGAAAATCCACGGACAAGATCCTGTTTCATTTCAAGATGTCAAG gATGAAATCTTTGACATGGTAAAACCAAAGGATCCTTTGAAAATCTCTCTTCAGGATTTAATCAACAGTAATCAAGGAGACAcagtaaccaccattctaatcGATTTGAATGGCTTCTGGACTTATGAGAACAGAGAAGCtcttgttgcaaatgacagtgAAAACTCTACAGACCTTGATGATACATGA